The Naumovozyma castellii chromosome 2, complete genome sequence AACTAAAAccagatgatgatggagCATTTGTAGTGTTACCAAATACTGACCCCCCTGAAGCTGGTGCCGCGGTATTAGcaatattattaccaaaTGCTGTTCCAAGAAGGGGATTTGTAACCGGAGGTTTGTTATTAAAGATGGAACTGGCGTTTCCAGCAGGTGATAATGATCCAGAACTAGGAGGTTGTGAGAATAGCTTTGGAGGATTAAAGCTAACCCCAAGTTCTTTGGCTGATTTATCCACATTTGGCTTATTGAATGAGAATCCAGAAGTCGGAGTTTGAGTATCTTTACCAAATGAGAATCCCTGCGTCGATGTTACGGCATTAGTTGTCGGTGTAACACCAAATGATATAGCTGGCTTCGTTTCTACACTAGTTGATTTATCAAGAGAAAATGGAGTAGATGATTTAGATGTTGCAGCTCCAAATGAAAACCCTTTGGATTCCTTTGGAGTGTTGCTAGGCAATGCTTCCGAAGATGGCTTGTTAAATGAGAATGAATTTTGTGGCTGTTGTACATTTGGTTCCTTAGTGTCCGAGGCTTTCCCAAATGTAAATGCCGCTTTTTGAGCTACCTCTGTCTCTTTATTTGATGTTGTGCTAGCAAAAGTAAATGCTGGTTTATTAGCTGATGTATCTGTAACATTAGGAGCACTGgttgaattgaaagaaaaagaaggtTTAGAGGACCCAGCATCTTTAGCTGGAACTGTTCCAAATGAAAACGGTGGTTTTGCTGTCACTTCAACCTTTTTACTTAATAAAGGATTTTCTGCTGCTTTCCCAAAGGAAAATAACGGTTTCGAAACTGGAGCCTCTTTTTCATTTGTAGCAAGAGGTTCTGCTTGTTTAACCGAGCCAAAAGAAAATGCTGGTTTTGAAagttcatttttttcatcagTGGAGGGGGCAGTTACTGCTCCAGCAGGAGCACTTGATTGGAATGAAAACGTGCTAGATTTTGAAACCACATCAGTCTTAGTTGAACTACCAGCTGGTGGaccaaaagaaaatgaaggtTTGACTTTTGTCGTCTCTTGTATTGTACTTACTTCTGGTGTTTTTTCTTTAGGAAGCGAGAATGTAATTTCCTTCTCAATTTTGCCCTTATTCTCTAAACTAGTTTGGGGACTGAAAGAAAATGCTGGTTGACTTTTCTTTGTCCTATCAATTGTTATTCCAGCAGGAGCCCgtctctttcttcttggctcttcttcctcattCAGCTCATCTTCCTtttgattttcttttgtaggttgattgaatgaaaataacAGTTTCGATGACATGTTGGTGGGTGTAGAAGAAAGCCCTCCTGTAGATTCCATTGTTGGcaacattttcaaacttGATTGTTTTGGAAGGATTGGAACAGAGTGCTTATCATCTTCGTTCGTAGGTTGGAAGGAAAACTTTAATCCGGATGTTGCTTTGGGCTTTTTCCCCAAGCTACTTTTAATAGGCGCCTCTAACGATTTAGATTTAACATCCAACGTGAACTTCTTTGACGGTGTATCCTTTTCTGTAAGGAAATTAAAGCCGACTGTTGGAAgaacaatattattactattagTATCtcctaatttttcatctttcttaCGTATAATGGGTAGGATGGTTGGAGCACCACTAGCGCTTTCTGGTTTTTCCACCAGACTTTTAGCAGATCCATTCAGTAAAATTTTCCTTTGTATATCAGAAACTGGATTTGTATCTAAATTTTTAGAGTTCACTGAGGGAATTCGTTGCGCCAGTAGATTAGACTTTGGTGATGAGGTATCTACGATTACCTTGCTGGCGATAGAAGCTGTTGGTGCATTATTAGCATCAAATGATTCTATATCGGATTCTGGAACATCATAATCAAAGTCAACAGACCATACGGATCCTTTATACTTTCTTGGCGTTCTTGTAGATTTATTTCTCAATGATTCTAAGCGGATGAGCTTGCTTTCTTGAGATGTTGATGGAGTGGAGGAAAGATTCGTTAACCTATTGCTAGATAGTTTTTTAACAGGTGAGGGAGTAGATGACTTATGATATAAAATGGATTCACTATTGTCAGAAGCTTTACTTTCAGAATCTAGTAATGCCAAGGATGAGGATCCTGAAGTATTTGAGCTTATGTGAGATGGGAGACGGCTCAGAAGTCGCAAGTCCTTAGCGACCCTCCATTTTTgcttctctttcaatattcttaatCTTTGGAGGGGTAAAATAGGCAATGCTGGCGGCCTAGCATTTGAACTAGATTCATATAATATTATAGAGGGCTTTGATGATTCGCTCCTTTCTAATCTTTCAGCTGCTTTAACGGAATCATTAAGATTGTCTGAATTTGAGATTCTTCGACTGGTGTTTTCCCTCCCAAAGATCTTTTCCATAGTTCTTCCTTCAGTAGTGGTAGAAATAGGCGACGATCTGTTATTTTTTCTGCCAAATCTGTTGCGACGTTCAGCTTCTTTCTTATTGGCCCATTGGGATTTTACAAATCCTGTGGCAGGTAATGGCATAATGTTGACTGAGTATGACAGGTTCAGGTTCGATACGACGGTAGAATTGACAAGTTCGAATGAACTAGTGTCAAACGTCTAACAACGTTTTatgaataatattttgagaGGATTGTGCTCTTCgcagaaaaaaaatataagaaaGGTCTGTTACCCCGAAAgttcaaaataaaacaatttatcTGGAAAACAATATAGTCAGTCAAATTATACGCTATAACGATAcatattttcttgtaatttttACATGGTTTATACAGatattttctattttcaaCCACcgatttcttcatctacaTCTGCTCTCCTATTCATGACTGCTTGTGCAATCTTGCCGGCAAGGTCACTCTTTCCAATTAAGGCGTCCTCATCACTCTCAAAATCTGAAATAGAAGAGTTTGAACGAGAGATTGAGGTCTCCGATCTAATTCCActcattgatgaaaaaattggaatatttgaaaggGAGTTGTCACTATTAACAAGTGAAACAGCATCGGATTCCGTAACACGTTCGTCATCGGTCTCTGATAATAGTTCATGTTTGCGATTCTGTTCCTTTGCCTTTCTTTTCCTCACCAACCTTCTCCTCTTTAGCTCCATGGTCTTTCTATCCTCAGCTTCTTCGTCTATAGTAAACTCATTAGTAAATTCCTCACCATCAAATCCTGGGAACAAGTCGGGCCCAAATGTATTAACTacttcaataattcttaCTGTCAAGGATTCACGCTCCTTTTGTAGTTCTCTTAACCCTCTTGGTGAGGTCAGTGATAAGTACAATGGTCTCAAAGATTTAAAGATGTCCATACCAATATCTCCAACAATCAATGCAGAGTACGTTACCAAAACACAACATATGTAAGATActatgaaaataaatttcttagtAACTGCCGAGTGTCTAAAATAATAAGTTATCAAAATTGACCAAATATTGTAAAACAACGGGGCAAATCCCATACCGATAAGAATTTTCCAAGTAGCAATAACATCGTTTGCTTTAATCTTGACAGTGGATCCTGCAAGGGCCTCACGAGCCTTTCTCTTTGATATTCTATTTGCTAAGATGAAAACAGGTGAAAACATAATGATACCAGGTAGGGAAAGGATAAATGCAATAGAAATAAACACAGTTCTGTAAACTAATAACCCTAAATTCTTGGCAAAATTATACTTTGCTGTTTCCACCAAATGATCAGGTATATTATAATGTCTTAAATGAGCATTGTATTCCATTATATCTTTCCTTAGTTGTATCAATTTAGGATCATCTTGGTACGTCTCAAAACCCTTTATTAACCTCCTATTCATTTCAACAACTAATTGGAGAGGTAGCTTAGATGAAAATTGGGTACAATATAATCTTCTCATAGCTTGAACTACCACTAGAGTTTCATAATCGACACAAGTGACAGTTACTGCACGTAAACCTTCTGTAATGGTATCAAGCAATTCCTTAACAGCTTCCTTATTAGTTTCAGAGTTATGGTATTTCTCAACAAGCTCTCTTGGAATTTCAATAGGATCACCAAATTCAACGACCCCTCTTGATCTGAACTTATGAGGATGGAAGTAGTTCATACCGCATGGGACAATTTTCACATTAACATCAGGATGCTTATCCATACAACCTAATGCCATTATAGCAACTCCTGCCTTTATTGGTAACAAATCAGTTCTATCATGAGAGCCACCTTCTGGAAATATCCCGATACAATCATTATTTGCTAGATGTTCAAAAACTTTATGGTACACAAGGGATTGATTCACTTTATCTGCATATTTAAAAGTTGTTCCCTTGGTTAACAATCTTTTCACCTCTGGTTTAATTGTCTTAAATTCTTTTCTCAAAGTTAATGATGTATCACTTTCaatactttgaatttcaGCGTTACCCAATGATTTAGGTAATCCAATTAGACCCCTTGGTTTAAAATCTTGTAAAAACTTGGTTCCTTGGCCAATTACTCTTCTTGGGTTTTCAGGATCAATCGTGATCTTACCCGTTGccaattttaatttatcctGAGGTCTAACAACACCAATTGCCATAACACAACGTGCAAAAAACCCAATAGCTGCTTCATGCAAAGATTTTTCGGCAATTAAGAATGAAACTCTTCTGTTGACTTGTTTATTAACTTGTTCCATTAGGATCACTGGGTCTACGAATTGATTAGCATGAGGTGCAGCGACAAAGATAATAGGACCTGAACTTGGAATTTTGTAACTATTACGAGATCTGATTTCACGGAAGAAACAATGGAAGATACTCGTTaggaaaaataaaatagcATCATATgcaaattttctaaatgtTGATGgttcttcaaatttgtAGGCTTCAAAGGGAGGTGAAGAACTTCTTTTAGAAGGTTTGGTTGGTGAAGACCTCGTGGCCTTTCTGGACTTTCTTGATTCTGGGATCAAGGGTTTATCCATTGCAACTAAATAGCGACTTTATCCTTGTAGATACTGGTGCGAATTATAGCAAAGCAGTCCCTCTTAGAAGGTTTAAGCAATTTCACTTGGAACAAACAATGCAGCGATCTAAATCTAAGATGCtgttttgatattttcctAAGGGAGGTTTGCGCGGCAAAATTCTGTCACCTGactgaaaaatatataaactGTGGATTTATATCAATTATATGgattgaaatatatacgtttaattcaaaatatttacaaacGTTTGCTCCATAACCTCCGTATTTTTGTAGCCGCACCgtttctttaatcttttaGAAAACAAATTGGCGTCTTCTATGGCAAACCCTTCAAATTGTAGTCTCTTCACTTTCAAAATCCGTCCAGCAGATAAGCTCTTAACGTATATTGCGTTTTGAGTCTGGTGATGGATAAATTGTCCAGGCCGTAATAGTAATGAATCACTCTTCTCATTATACTCGACCAATTTTACCTCATGGAAGAGTACTCTCTTAACTTCACCCTTTTTAGATTTAACAAAAGTGAAAACGGGCCCAAGGACATTGAACTTGTTGCTTATCTCAAAAGCGTCGTTCTTCCCCCAATCAATTTTACACATATCTTTCTTAATCATAGGGGCCAGATTTTTCTCGTATTTCCCCTTTACGGGTTCATAACACCCAGGAAGATATGTCCCATTGAGGATAACACGACTCAATAAATCGGCACCAATGCGGCCCAATCTATCCCTCAACAATCTAGTCTCCCAGCCTGGAGTGAGCGTCGCATCATGATCCTTCAATAATGGTTCCAACTTTATAGGATCCGTCTGTGCCACACACTTACCTGCATCAAATTTGGTTGGATGCAGTTCTTGCACGGTAACCCCAGTAAACGTATCATTGTTCAATAACGTATATTGTAAAGGTGACGAGCCTTTATACCTTGGTAATAACGAGGGATGAACATTAAGTGCGTATTTGGAGCTATTTATCAAAGAGGCCGGGATCAAATGACCGAAAGACACTGCAATTATCATGTTGATATCCTGTGTTTCCATAACTTTGGACAGTTCTGCTGTGACATTGGACATCTTTGGTTCGTACGGTATGGGTGCTGGCATATCTGGGAGAGACTCAACAAACGGAGTTATGGCTGGCGTATATAGTGTGGAATGGTGTCTTCCACACCATTTGGAAGGTTTTGTTACCACTTGGAGGTGTTCGATAGTCTCCGGATGCTGTGTCTTTATCTGATGGAGGGCATTGAGTGATAAGTTACTGAATTCATCTGttccaaaaaataaaatcttCAAGGGGTCCCGAGTGTTGGAGGAGAGGAACCTTCTGCTCACTATTATTAAAGGATGATTGCTCATTCTTATTCGGGAGGAGTAGATTTAGAAGTGGTTAAGTATTGTAGACAAATCgccatcttcattttcgAGCTtcttatttgaaataacCGTTCTCCAATGACCGTCAACTTATAAAATACAAGAAGTATAAAAGTAATAAAAGAGTCAAGTACAGGCGCCCTCCATTGTGTCTGATAGCTTAATTGGAAAAGTTGGTCGTCTACAAACCTGACCTTCGGAGACCTTGGAGTAGCGCTGCCCTCCTCGACCAAAGACAAAACCATAAGATCCAGGAACCATTCATCTACTACCAGCCTCATAGGGATCACATCAACGCCAAGCTACTATTCATGAGCGAATACATGCAAAGATGAACTATTAACCAGTGTCAATGCAGCGCTGTTTTCCGGGCAACCTCGACTGTTGCCACGTACGTAGTTATAAACGAGCGAAAACGCCACGAGGATTTGCGAGACAATACTGAAAAGGCAAATAAAACAGTTCTGGTCTTGACTTCTCTGCCAGATCTCACTTCCAGCAAACAGACCCCTAGCAGCAAATGACCAAATTCTCTATCCCCCCTGGTAGAGAGCAGTTCTACAAGCGTATTGGTATCTGCATCATTGCAGCAATCACTCTGTTTGTCATCTTCCATGGTGCCTCTTCCTCAAGCGATAGCATTGGCTCCACTAGATTCACCAGTGATGTTAGTGTTTCCGTGAAGGGTAAGAACGGGTACAAGTACAGGAGAATTGACTATCCTAAATATACTGGTCCTAAGGAGAAGGCTACTTTTGTTACTTTGGCCAGAAACAGTGATTTATATTCACTAGTGGAATCCATTAAGGCTGTTGAGGATAGATTTAATCACAAGTTTCAATATGATTGGGTTTTCTTAAACGATGCTGAATTTTCTGATGAGTTCAAGAATGTTACTAGTAATTTAATTAGTGGTAAGACTAAGTATGGTGTTGTGCCACACGAGCATTGGTCTTTCCCACCTTGGATTGATCAAGATAAAGCCGCTAAAGTGAGAGATGAAATGagagaaaagaagattatCTATGGTGATTCTATCTCTTATAGACATATGTGTCGTTTTGAAAGTGGGTTCTTTTACAGACATCCTCTATTAGATGAATATGATTGGTATTGGAGAGTGGAACCTGATATTAAGTTGCATTGTGACATTGATtatgatatttttaaatttatggCTGATAATGGTAAGAAATACGGGTTCACCATTAGTATTCATGAATATATGGATACTATTCCAACTTTATGGGATACCACTAAggaattcttgaaattacatcctgaatttttgaataagaaTAGTATGCTTGATTTTGTGagtgatgatgaaggtGAATCATACAATTCCTGTCATTTTTGgtccaattttgaaattgcctctttgaatttctgGAGAGGACCAGCATACACTGCttattttgatttcctAGATAAGAATGGTGGGTTCTTTTATGAAAGATGGGGGGATGCTCCAGTGCATTCCATTGCTGCAGCTTTATTCCTTGATCGTAAtgaaattcatcattttggTGATTTAGGTTATTTCCATGCTCCATTCCATCAATGTCCATTAGATGAGTCTCTAAGATTACAAAATAAATGTGCCTGTGATCCAAAACATGATTTCACATGGAATGCCTTCTCATGTGGTGTTAAATACTACAACGTGAACCACTTGAAGAAACCTAAGGGTTGGGAAGCCTTGGTATGATCAACCttatgtttttttttccttttatGTAATGATTTCTACTAGCGTTACTAGATAAATATGTTTAAATATGTTGTTCtatataattttcaaagttaAAGTAACGTTAAAGTATATATAGGAAATTAAATgttatatttcttaaacAAAGAGTGAGTCAATTCCACACCCAAGAAAGTAGCAGCATTAGCAGGGAATGATCTTAACAATGCAGGTCCCAACCCTGGGAAAAACCCCTTAATACCTCCTCTCTTGACATAAATTTCTCTCGTGGCAGCAACCATAGATTGACTTCCTGAAGAGGATTGTAATTTTGTCTTGATGGTATCGATGGGGAACACGACAAGCCACATGGACATCCCTGCGATCCCACCAGCCAGACAAACGTTAGCGATATTAACCTCCCCAGTCTTACTCTCAGCGGTGGCGTTCCTATCATTCAGGAATTTCTTTGAGATCTCATATGAGGCAAAATATAAGGCACTACCTGGTCCATCTCTAGCCAAAGTCGCCAGAGAACCCTTAAACAAGGATTTCACACCACCATCCTTGACAATATTCTTTGCGGCCCCAATAAAACTAGTCTTTGAATTAGCACCCGCGGTTTGCAACACCACTTTGATTCTCTCCGTGGGGGCCGTCACCAATGTAGTTGGGATGGCACTAATGAACCCAGCTGCGGCCATCTGACCCATTGTCAATTGTGCGCTAGAAGAGTCACTGCGAGTGACTATTTTCTTCCCGACATCGTACCCCCAGAAAGACACGGCGAAGATTGGGGTGACACCGAGCAATGGTGGAATGACACCCTTGTAGAACCCCTTGACGGAGTTGACCAGCATGTTTGAAGTCGGGATGGCTCTTGCATCCTTCAAGATGATTTTAATGGCGTGAATGGTGGAACTTGCCTGTCCACTCTGACATCTCACTTTGATTAGATCGAACGGGTGGCCCGTTAGCACAGCACAGACACCACCGACACCACCTGCGACCAGCGATTTCAGGTTGTCACGGATGGCGTTTGCTGGTGGAGTCACTGGTGGACGTGCTTTCAAAGCGTGCGTTTCCTCCTTGATGAGGGTTGTGTCTGCGAGGGAGGTGTCTTGGGACATTAGCAGCGGATGGTGTGTTGCAATTGAGGCATTGGAGAGAGAGAGAATGTGTGTATATGTTTATATATCTGTCCATGTATCTGTATCCCATCACTCGAGACACATTGTTTTGTTTGCAGGTCATTAGTTCATAGCCGGAACCGGGAAAGCGGGCGACAGCAATTAATTTGTGACGCGGACCCGTGGGAGACGACAGTTCTTGggtttttttttcttcctctgaCAGAGAGACAAACAAGGAAACAAGGAAGCCATTGTAGGGTCTGTGAGAGAGTGGATGAGTATGTGTGTGTGTGAATCTAGCGTGATCATCAACAGCTCTCTGGGATTTACGTTCGTACCATACACACGCTACGTACCACACTCAATCAAGCCATATCACACGGTATATATCGGAACGCAACTCAACACAATTCGTACTGACCGACCCCTGTTATTGATTGAAAATCAGATACAAAAGAGTAAGTGATCCAACTGACAAGCAAACAACTAGTCAACACAGCAGCAACAAGTAGCATGTCTCTTAACAAGTCCAACATCAGGGAATACAAATTGGTAGTCGtcggtggtggtggtgtCGGTAAGTCCGCATTGACAATACAACTAATCCATTCGCATTTCGTCGACGAATACGATCCAACCATTGAGGACTCATATAGGAAACAAGTGGTCATTGATGACAAGGTCACCGTGCTCGATGTCCTGGACACGGCTGGACAAGAAGAATACTCGGCTATGAGAGAACAATATATGAGGACCGGGGAAGGGTTCTTATTGGTCTATTCTGTCACCTCCAAGAACTCCTTCGAGGAACTGCTGACCTATTATCAACAGATTCAAAGAGTTAAGGACTCAGATTATATTCCTGTCGTCATTGTCGGAAACAAATCCgatttggaagatgaaagaCAAGTTCCTTATCAATCTGGTGTTAATTTGGCTAAACAAATGAATGCTCCATTCTTGGAAACATCTGCAAAGCAAGCTATCAATGTGGAAGAAGCGTTTTATACTTTGGTAAGATTGGTTAGAGATAACGGTGGTTCCTTTAATAAGACTAATGAAGCCAATGAAGATGCTGAAAAAAATGCTGCTATTAATAACGAAAAGGgtatcaataataataccacAAATACAAACCCTAACACACAACCTTCGGCAGATGCTGCAAGCACAAGTATATCGAATATACCAGCAACTACTTCACCAACAATATCTGCCAATAATCAAGATAATACAAATAGAATAGACAACTTGACCGataacattaataataacaacgCAAGAGGTAAACAAAGCGCAGCTGCTGATCAGGCACAAGGAATGGGATCCGTTTCACCACAAAATGCAAAGGGAGCTAAAGTTACCTCTAAATCTAATTCACAAGCTCAAGGTCAATCCAAACCTGCAAGAACAACACAACAACAAGGTGGAGCTTCCACTTCAGGCGCTGATTCCAGCAGCGGTGGTGGCTGTTGCGTAATTGTTTAGTAAGTTAGTTAGTTATTCAAGCAGACAGACAAACAATCAATTAATCAATCATTCTTGCGTGtgtttattatttcatctttttaTCTCCATCACATCCCTTCACTCATCATCCGACTTTgttgaatatatttaaattaaattaaattaaattatactatacaatattatattatactATATTACAATCAAAACCTACTATTTCAACATCATTATCCATCTATGTATTTGTCGAAGAATTATCGGAACTGTTTGTAGATCTCGAAAAACTGGCATCTACCAAAAAACACAGACTTAAAAAGCATAATTAACGCAAACAAGCCCACAAATATACAACAAATCCACCCACTAACCAGGCATGAATATCTGTCAAATTAAGCAAACGCTCTTCCCCAGAGCATGGACAGATGATATAGTAAACACTGGtaaaagtttcaaaaattggGACTCATGCATGAACGACAAACCATGCAAGATCATCGCCATCGTAGGTATATGTCTCGCTGTCATCGTGGGACTATGGCTCATAGGTGCCCTCCTGACTTGTTTCAGACAGGGTGTTACTGGTATTGGATCATTTATTTGCTGGtgttgttcttcctcttccaGATCGCAGAGACAACAACAGATGGCACAACAGCAGAATTATAATCCGGCAATGCCATCACAAGTCGTTTATCAACCGGTACAACAACCGGAATCTGCTTATTATAATAGACAAGCTGATTCGTTTTATGATGAGAGAACACCGGGCAATAAAAGGGATGATAAGAATGAGGTGTTTGAATTGGAACAGGATTTCGATTTGGAAAAGCAAAAGGCTAAGTCTCAGGCAAGGAGGAAGAAATCATTGACGAGCACAAGGGGTTCATTCTTAAGTAGATGGACCGGTGGCGGAGGTAGCAATGCAAATGATACGAGTGCTGGAGCATCGCCTGCTGCAGTGTCATCACAACAATATTACACGGATACAGCTAGGAACCCATACCCCAATGATGACGTGTATCAACCATATGGAGGGATACCAAACAGTCATGTCAAtgctaataataataataccaacGCTTACAACCCACCAAGTTATGATtataatttgaataataatgggaaTTTTTATTAGGAaatgtaatatttttatatctatatatatgtacTGGGATTGGagtttattaattaattgtaTTATGtaaaaaattgaattcGAATGGGTATCTTGATAAAATTGTGTCTACGTGGGTTAAAATCAAGATCTTGAAGTGACAGATACACTCGCGCTATGACATCGCCGGACACAACTAAGTTGACCAATTCAACAAGACTTTGTTTTAAGATTAAGTATCACGAACCAGAAGAAACCAAGGAAGCAAGAACAGGATATGTCATTTTATGATCTGGAGGCGCAACGCTCTCAACCTTTAAACAATATAGCGGGCAAAACTGCACAATCACAAGTTGAACCATCCACGTTAAGTGGATTGATCGAATCATTTGCCAATGAAGTGGGGATCCTTAGGAGGGAATCCCTATGTATTGGAACCAGGAGAGATGGTCAAGATGTACGAACAAAGATTGGCACAGTTGTGTTGCCCCGGTGTAATGAACTTCGTGATCGTATCACTGGTACTAATTGGGGAGAATCCTTTACAGAGGGAAGTAAACTGTTTAACGATTTCAAGACTTTGAAGATGGAATTGAACGATTTAGAAAGGTCATACAGGGAGAAGATTCTCTTGTTTCCCCTAAAATCCACATCTGAAGCCATACGACCGGATGAGG is a genomic window containing:
- the FMT1 gene encoding methionyl-tRNA formyltransferase (ancestral locus Anc_4.95), whose amino-acid sequence is MSNHPLIIVSRRFLSSNTRDPLKILFFGTDEFSNLSLNALHQIKTQHPETIEHLQVVTKPSKWCGRHHSTLYTPAITPFVESLPDMPAPIPYEPKMSNVTAELSKVMETQDINMIIAVSFGHLIPASLINSSKYALNVHPSLLPRYKGSSPLQYTLLNNDTFTGVTVQELHPTKFDAGKCVAQTDPIKLEPLLKDHDATLTPGWETRLLRDRLGRIGADLLSRVILNGTYLPGCYEPVKGKYEKNLAPMIKKDMCKIDWGKNDAFEISNKFNVLGPVFTFVKSKKGEVKRVLFHEVKLVEYNEKSDSLLLRPGQFIHHQTQNAIYVKSLSAGRILKVKRLQFEGFAIEDANLFSKRLKKRCGYKNTEVMEQTFVNILN
- the NUP1 gene encoding FG-nucleoporin NUP1 (ancestral locus Anc_2.186) — its product is MPLPATGFVKSQWANKKEAERRNRFGRKNNRSSPISTTTEGRTMEKIFGRENTSRRISNSDNLNDSVKAAERLERSESSKPSIILYESSSNARPPALPILPLQRLRILKEKQKWRVAKDLRLLSRLPSHISSNTSGSSSLALLDSESKASDNSESILYHKSSTPSPVKKLSSNRLTNLSSTPSTSQESKLIRLESLRNKSTRTPRKYKGSVWSVDFDYDVPESDIESFDANNAPTASIASKVIVDTSSPKSNLLAQRIPSVNSKNLDTNPVSDIQRKILLNGSAKSLVEKPESASGAPTILPIIRKKDEKLGDTNSNNIVLPTVGFNFLTEKDTPSKKFTLDVKSKSLEAPIKSSLGKKPKATSGLKFSFQPTNEDDKHSVPILPKQSSLKMLPTMESTGGLSSTPTNMSSKLLFSFNQPTKENQKEDELNEEEEPRRKRRAPAGITIDRTKKSQPAFSFSPQTSLENKGKIEKEITFSLPKEKTPEVSTIQETTKVKPSFSFGPPAGSSTKTDVVSKSSTFSFQSSAPAGAVTAPSTDEKNELSKPAFSFGSVKQAEPLATNEKEAPVSKPLFSFGKAAENPLLSKKVEVTAKPPFSFGTVPAKDAGSSKPSFSFNSTSAPNVTDTSANKPAFTFASTTSNKETEVAQKAAFTFGKASDTKEPNVQQPQNSFSFNKPSSEALPSNTPKESKGFSFGAATSKSSTPFSLDKSTSVETKPAISFGVTPTTNAVTSTQGFSFGKDTQTPTSGFSFNKPNVDKSAKELGVSFNPPKLFSQPPSSGSLSPAGNASSIFNNKPPVTNPLLGTAFGNNIANTAAPASGGSVFGNTTNAPSSSGFSFNFGNKGPQGGTASNFSSSSVFNSNTNNNLMGNGMFNGGQNTFPNRQQPAVPQAAMAPQQMQFHPSSTVNMNFGNVGNANPSAIFSGTSQAPPQMGQPAQPTLRPIARMRQRRR
- the KTR1 gene encoding alpha-1,2-mannosyltransferase KTR1 (ancestral locus Anc_2.185) — its product is MTKFSIPPGREQFYKRIGICIIAAITLFVIFHGASSSSDSIGSTRFTSDVSVSVKGKNGYKYRRIDYPKYTGPKEKATFVTLARNSDLYSLVESIKAVEDRFNHKFQYDWVFLNDAEFSDEFKNVTSNLISGKTKYGVVPHEHWSFPPWIDQDKAAKVRDEMREKKIIYGDSISYRHMCRFESGFFYRHPLLDEYDWYWRVEPDIKLHCDIDYDIFKFMADNGKKYGFTISIHEYMDTIPTLWDTTKEFLKLHPEFLNKNSMLDFVSDDEGESYNSCHFWSNFEIASLNFWRGPAYTAYFDFLDKNGGFFYERWGDAPVHSIAAALFLDRNEIHHFGDLGYFHAPFHQCPLDESLRLQNKCACDPKHDFTWNAFSCGVKYYNVNHLKKPKGWEALV
- the SCT1 gene encoding bifunctional glycerol-3-phosphate/glycerone-phosphate O-acyltransferase SCT1 (ancestral locus Anc_4.96), whose protein sequence is MDKPLIPESRKSRKATRSSPTKPSKRSSSPPFEAYKFEEPSTFRKFAYDAILFFLTSIFHCFFREIRSRNSYKIPSSGPIIFVAAPHANQFVDPVILMEQVNKQVNRRVSFLIAEKSLHEAAIGFFARCVMAIGVVRPQDKLKLATGKITIDPENPRRVIGQGTKFLQDFKPRGLIGLPKSLGNAEIQSIESDTSLTLRKEFKTIKPEVKRLLTKGTTFKYADKVNQSLVYHKVFEHLANNDCIGIFPEGGSHDRTDLLPIKAGVAIMALGCMDKHPDVNVKIVPCGMNYFHPHKFRSRGVVEFGDPIEIPRELVEKYHNSETNKEAVKELLDTITEGLRAVTVTCVDYETLVVVQAMRRLYCTQFSSKLPLQLVVEMNRRLIKGFETYQDDPKLIQLRKDIMEYNAHLRHYNIPDHLVETAKYNFAKNLGLLVYRTVFISIAFILSLPGIIMFSPVFILANRISKRKAREALAGSTVKIKANDVIATWKILIGMGFAPLFYNIWSILITYYFRHSAVTKKFIFIVSYICCVLVTYSALIVGDIGMDIFKSLRPLYLSLTSPRGLRELQKERESLTVRIIEVVNTFGPDLFPGFDGEEFTNEFTIDEEAEDRKTMELKRRRLVRKRKAKEQNRKHELLSETDDERVTESDAVSLVNSDNSLSNIPIFSSMSGIRSETSISRSNSSISDFESDEDALIGKSDLAGKIAQAVMNRRADVDEEIGG
- the CRC1 gene encoding carnitine:acyl carnitine antiporter (ancestral locus Anc_2.184); the protein is MSQDTSLADTTLIKEETHALKARPPVTPPANAIRDNLKSLVAGGVGGVCAVLTGHPFDLIKVRCQSGQASSTIHAIKIILKDARAIPTSNMLVNSVKGFYKGVIPPLLGVTPIFAVSFWGYDVGKKIVTRSDSSSAQLTMGQMAAAGFISAIPTTLVTAPTERIKVVLQTAGANSKTSFIGAAKNIVKDGGVKSLFKGSLATLARDGPGSALYFASYEISKKFLNDRNATAESKTGEVNIANVCLAGGIAGMSMWLVVFPIDTIKTKLQSSSGSQSMVAATREIYVKRGGIKGFFPGLGPALLRSFPANAATFLGVELTHSLFKKYNI